The DNA sequence TTTGTGAGAAACCAAGAAATTTCGACTCAAATTTCAGCAGACGAAAAGGCAAAACTGCAAAATCAAATTTCCAAACTAAACGCCAAATGGATAGCTACGCCGTTATTTTTGTGCCTTTGCGTTATAGAGCTTAGCGATGTTATGTTTGCTTTTGATAGCGTTCCGGCCGTCATCGCCGTGAGCCGTGATCCGCTTATCGTTTATTCGGCGATGATTTTTGCGATCCTGGGGCTTAGAACGCTTTACTTCGTGCTAGAAGCGCTAAAAGACTATTTGGAGTATTTAGAAAAAGCCGTTATAGCGCTTTTGTTTTTTATCGCAGCAAAGCTCGCCCTAAACGCTTCCGCGCATATCTTTCATCACGGATTCGAGATTTCGGCACAGGCTAGTTTGTGGGTTATCTTTGGAGTTTTAGGCGTCGGGATTTTTGCTAGTTTGTTTAAAGTAAAATAGCCACGAACTGATTTGACGATAATTTATAAATTCGCCCGCCTTGGCGCTAGCTGCCGCTTTAGTAAACTAGGCGAGCCCATTTTGCCCGCCTAGCCAAGGCTAAATTTGATAAATTTAGCCCGAGCGATAAAATCGCCAAGACGGCAAGCGGGGTTAAATTTTAGCCTTTTTTATCGCCTGCGCCAGGTCGGCGATCAGGTCGTCCGCGTTTTCTACGCCGATAGCAAGGCGCAGTAGATTAGGCTTTATGCCGATTTTATCTTGCAGCTCTTTGGGGTATGATTCGTGTGTCATGGACGCGGGCTGGCAGATGAGGCTCTCCACGCCGCCAAGACTCACGGCTAGATCAAAAAGCTCTAGAGATTTAGCAAAAATTTTATAGTCGTATTTTTCGTTTAGCTCTAGCGATATAACCGCGCCGATATCGCTTGCTTGGCGGGCTTGGATCTGCTTTTCCAGCTGCGAGTGCGATCCCGCGTAGTGCACCGCGTCAACCGCTTCGTGCGATTTTAAAAATTCGATGATTTTATGCGTATTTTGCGTCTGGCGGTCAAAGCGCACGCTAAGGGTTTTAAGGCCTCTTATCAGATAATAAGCGTCCATCGGGCTGATTATGCCGCCAAACGTGTTTCTGGCAAATTTTATCTTTTCGGCTAGCGCGTCGTCGTTTACCGTGACGATGCCAGCGATCGCGTCCGCGTGTCCGCCGATATATTTTGTCGCGCTATAAACTACGATATCTACGCCAAAGTCAAAAAGCTTTTGATAATAAGGCGTTAGAAAAGTATTATCAGCGATCACCAGGATGCCTCTTTTGTGCGCGATGTCTGCGATACGGCGGATGTCGGTTACGCGTAGCAGCGGATTTGAGGGCGTCTCGATAAATATCGCTCTCACGTCCTCTGCGATATCTTTTTCCTCTAGTAAATTTAAATCGTCCACCGCCTCGTAGCTTATGCCCTGCGATGCAAAGACGTTGCTAACGTAGCGGAAAGTGCCGCCGTAGACGTTGTTGTTTAGCAGCACCTTATCGCCCGTTTTTAGCAGGCTAAAAGCCGCTGCCGTCGCCGCCATTCCCGAGCCGAAGCTAAATGCGTATTTGCTGCCCTCTACCTTAGCAAAAAGCTCGTCAAACGCCTGTTTAGTCGGATTTGCGCCGCGCGAGTAAGCAAACTCGCCAAAGCCGTCTAGGCCCTCTTGCACGAACGTCGTCGCCAGATAAACGGGCGGCACGACGGCTCCAAAAGGGTTATGCTTGGCCTCGATGCCTTTTACGATTAGCGTGTCTAGTTTCATTTTCTCTCCTTAAATTTATCGCTAAAATTTCAAAAATCTTATATCCATCGCCGAGATAAAGCTCATTATGCGCTCGTTTTGGCTAGCGAAAAATCTCTCCACATCGCCGTCAAACGCGATCTTGCCTTTATCCAAAAACAAAATCCTATCCGCGACTTTGCGAGCGAAATTCATATTATGCGTGACGATGACGAGGGATTTTTTCTCTCTGGCTAGGGCTATGACGACTTTTAGCACCTCGGCTTCTAGCTCCGGATCTAGCGCGCTAGTCGGTTCATCTAGTAGCAAAAACGACGGATCCATCGCTAGCGCTCTAGCTATCGCCACGCGCTGGCTCTGACCGCCCGAGAGTCTGTTTGGATAGGCGTTTTGCTTGTCGGCCATGCCGACCTTGCCTAGCAGCTCGAGGGCTTTATTTATCGCCGTTTGCTTGTCGGCACCAAGTACCTGAGTCGGTCCTTCGATCACGTTTTGCAAAACCGTTAGGTGCGGAAACAGATGAAACCCCTGAAATACCATCCCCGTTCGTCTGCGAAAGGGCAGTAGCTCTTTTGGCGAAATTTTGCCGCCGAATTTTATCTTCTCGCCGTCTAGCTCCAGTTCGCCTTCCTCGGGGATTTCGAGTAAATTTATGCAGCGAAGCAGGGTTGATTTACCGGATCCAGAAGACCCCACGATCACCGTAGTTTGCCCATCTGCGATCTCTAGGTCGATGCCCTCTAGCACCTTTTGTTCGCCAAAGCTCTTGGTTAAATTTTTAAATTTTATCGCCATCACACGTACCTTGATGTTCGTTTTTCAAGCCTTCCTTGCAAAAAGGTAAGCAGCGTGCAAACGACCAAATAAATAAGCGCGGCCAGCACGTAAAGCAGCAGCGGCTCGTAGGTGCGAGCGGCGATGCGCTGGGCGACCATAAACATATCCACCATCGTTATGGATGCAGCCAGCGAGGTGTCTTTAACTAGCCCGATGAAGGTATTTGATAACGGCGGCAGCGATATACGTACAGCCTGAGGCGCGATGATACGGCGTAAAATTTGCGCGTGCGTCATACCTAGCGAGGTCGCCGCCTCCCACTGCCCCTTAGGCACCGATAGGATCGCCGCCCTCACCGACTCGGACGCGTAGGCGCCGACGTTTAGGCTAAAAGCGATGATCGCCGCGCTCCACGTATCAAGCGTAACGCCGATAGAAGGAAGCCCGAAAAATACGATAAAAAGCTGCACTAAAAGCGGCGTGCCGCGAAATATCCAAACGTAGCCACCAAAAATCCATCGTAAAATTTTCACGTTTGAAAGGCGCGCGATAGCGGTTATCACGGCGATAATCAGCCCGCAGGCAAAAGACGCCAGCGTGAGCGGTATCGTGACCTTAGCTAGGGCTTCTAGCATCGGCAGCAGCGAGCTTGAGACAAGCTCGATTATGCGGTTTATGCGTTCCGTGTCCAAATTTACCTCCATTTTTCGCACCGAATTTAGGCTTAAATTTACTCGTCGCGAGCCTTTGAGCCGTTAAATTTTGCTTGCAGGATTTACTCAAATTTGCCGTTTAGTTTTGCAAGCGGTGTTTTTTGCTAAATTTAAAATTCGCGGCTAAATTTAACGACTTTTAAATTTAGCCCGCAAATAAACCGTCGCCGCTAGCGTAAACGAGCGAGCTAACCCATTTGAAATCTGCTAAATCTGACCTAGCAAATTTACTCCGAAACGTCCTTGCCGAAATATTTTTGCGAGATTTCTTTTAGCTTGCCCTCGGCCTTTAGTTCGGCTAGGGCTTTGTTTATCCGCTCGGTTAGCTCGGCGTTGCCCTTTTGCACGGCTACGCCGATGTAGTCTTTTTCGTTTCCGACGGCGGCGATTTTAACCGGAGCGGCAGGTTGATTTTTCGTAAAGTCCAAAAACACGATATTATCGCGCAGCACGCTATCTACGCGGCCTGCGATTAGCAGCTCCATACTTTTAGCAAAGCTATCGACCGTGACGTTTTGAGCGCCGTAGCTAGCGGCGACTTTAGCCCAGTTGCTAGTAGCCGAGTCGGCATTTTTCTTGCCGTTTAAGTCGGCGAAGCTTTTTATCGAGTCGTTGTCCTTGCGAACGATGATCGCGCCGTAAGTAACGGTATATGGCTCGCTAAGTTCGTATTTTTTCTTTCGCTCCTCGGTAATGCTTACTTGGTTAAACACCGCGTCTGCCTTGCCCGCGTCAAACGCCGCTAGCATCGCGTCCCAAGGCGCGGTTAAAAATTCGATTTTTAAATTTAGCTTCTTGGCCACGGCTCTTGCGACGTCCACGTCGTAGCCGGTTAGCTCGCCTTTTTCGTCATAGAACGAAAACGGCGCGTAAGTGCCCTCGGTGGCGACGGTTAGCACGCCTTCTTTGATCGTTTTAGCGTGCAAATTTAGCCCCAAAGCCAGGATCGCCGCGGCTTTAAATAAATTTGAAATTTTCATGTTTTTTCCTTTTTTTGGATTTACTTGGGCGCGAATTTTACGGCAAGGCCGCTTCGCGCCAAAATTTATCATTCGGAGATATTTTTACCGAAATATTTTTCGGAGATTTCTTTTAGTTTGCCACTAGATTTTAGTTCGCCAAGAGCCTTATTTATCTGCGCGATTAGCTCGGCGTTATCCTTGTGCGCGAGCGCGGCGGTAGGTATCGCCTCTCCGGTAAATACGACCTTGATAGGCGCGTTAGGTCTTTGCTTGACGTAATCAAGAAAGGTCACGTCGTCGTTTATCGTAGCGTCCGCGCGCTTTTGGGCGATTAGCTCTACGCCCTTGCTAAAGCCGTCTACGACGACGACCTGCGCGCCGTGCTTCTCTGCTATCTGCGCCCAGTTGCTAGTGGCCGAATGCGCGCTTTTCTTGCCTTTTAGATCGTCAAAGCCTTTGATGTCTTGCGTATCTTTGTGAGTTATCAAAACCGCGCGAGGAACGGTATAAGGCTCGCTAAATTCGTATTTTTTCTTTCGCTCGTCGGTGATGCTTACTTGGTTAAACACCACGTCTGCCTTGCCCGCGTCAAAAGCCGCTAGCATCGCGTCCCACGGAGCTTCGACGAATTCGACTTTAAGCCCTAGTTTATCGGCGACGGCTTTTGCGATATCTACGTCGTAGCCGGTTAGTTCGCCCTTTTCGTTGTGAAAAGAATACGGCGAATACGTGCCTTCGGTCGCGACCTTTAAGACGCCTTCTTGGATGGTTTTTGCGTTTGCGTTAGTTAAAAGGGCTAAGCCCGCCAAAGTAAGTAGAGAAGATTTTAGTAAGTTTTTCATTTTTCGTCCTTTTTAAATTTATCGTTAGCTATTCATTTAAAAAGGCTCGCGTATACGGATTAAGTAAAATTCTTTTTAAATGTTTAGCGACTTGCTAAGCACTTAAAAAGAAATTCGTGCCTAGCGCCCTAGCTTTTCATCTCGCAACAACACATGTCGCACATATCGCTTTTCATGGTACGCCTTTCGTTTTAAATTTAAACGACGATTTTATGCAAAAAAAGGTTAAAACAAAATAAAACTCCGCTAAATTTACGACGCACGACTTTGAGACGGGCGCAAGATAGGCGGCTAAAGTCTAATCAATCTGCTAACGGCGGCAAATCTGCCTTGCCGCCTCTAAATTTAAGCCTAAATTTACTCCGAGATATCCCTGTTAAAATACTTCATCGAAATCTCTTTTAGC is a window from the uncultured Campylobacter sp. genome containing:
- a CDS encoding amino acid ABC transporter ATP-binding protein encodes the protein MAIKFKNLTKSFGEQKVLEGIDLEIADGQTTVIVGSSGSGKSTLLRCINLLEIPEEGELELDGEKIKFGGKISPKELLPFRRRTGMVFQGFHLFPHLTVLQNVIEGPTQVLGADKQTAINKALELLGKVGMADKQNAYPNRLSGGQSQRVAIARALAMDPSFLLLDEPTSALDPELEAEVLKVVIALAREKKSLVIVTHNMNFARKVADRILFLDKGKIAFDGDVERFFASQNERIMSFISAMDIRFLKF
- a CDS encoding amino acid ABC transporter permease → MEVNLDTERINRIIELVSSSLLPMLEALAKVTIPLTLASFACGLIIAVITAIARLSNVKILRWIFGGYVWIFRGTPLLVQLFIVFFGLPSIGVTLDTWSAAIIAFSLNVGAYASESVRAAILSVPKGQWEAATSLGMTHAQILRRIIAPQAVRISLPPLSNTFIGLVKDTSLAASITMVDMFMVAQRIAARTYEPLLLYVLAALIYLVVCTLLTFLQGRLEKRTSRYV
- a CDS encoding PLP-dependent aspartate aminotransferase family protein gives rise to the protein MKLDTLIVKGIEAKHNPFGAVVPPVYLATTFVQEGLDGFGEFAYSRGANPTKQAFDELFAKVEGSKYAFSFGSGMAATAAAFSLLKTGDKVLLNNNVYGGTFRYVSNVFASQGISYEAVDDLNLLEEKDIAEDVRAIFIETPSNPLLRVTDIRRIADIAHKRGILVIADNTFLTPYYQKLFDFGVDIVVYSATKYIGGHADAIAGIVTVNDDALAEKIKFARNTFGGIISPMDAYYLIRGLKTLSVRFDRQTQNTHKIIEFLKSHEAVDAVHYAGSHSQLEKQIQARQASDIGAVISLELNEKYDYKIFAKSLELFDLAVSLGGVESLICQPASMTHESYPKELQDKIGIKPNLLRLAIGVENADDLIADLAQAIKKAKI
- a CDS encoding amino acid ABC transporter substrate-binding protein, with the translated sequence MKNLLKSSLLTLAGLALLTNANAKTIQEGVLKVATEGTYSPYSFHNEKGELTGYDVDIAKAVADKLGLKVEFVEAPWDAMLAAFDAGKADVVFNQVSITDERKKKYEFSEPYTVPRAVLITHKDTQDIKGFDDLKGKKSAHSATSNWAQIAEKHGAQVVVVDGFSKGVELIAQKRADATINDDVTFLDYVKQRPNAPIKVVFTGEAIPTAALAHKDNAELIAQINKALGELKSSGKLKEISEKYFGKNISE
- a CDS encoding amino acid ABC transporter substrate-binding protein; amino-acid sequence: MKISNLFKAAAILALGLNLHAKTIKEGVLTVATEGTYAPFSFYDEKGELTGYDVDVARAVAKKLNLKIEFLTAPWDAMLAAFDAGKADAVFNQVSITEERKKKYELSEPYTVTYGAIIVRKDNDSIKSFADLNGKKNADSATSNWAKVAASYGAQNVTVDSFAKSMELLIAGRVDSVLRDNIVFLDFTKNQPAAPVKIAAVGNEKDYIGVAVQKGNAELTERINKALAELKAEGKLKEISQKYFGKDVSE